In the genome of Sphingomonas naphthae, one region contains:
- the sucC gene encoding ADP-forming succinate--CoA ligase subunit beta: MNIHEYQAKEVLAKFGAPVPIGFPALTVEEAVEAAGKLPGPLFVVKAQIHAGGRGKGKFKELAADAKGGVRLSKSLDEVKANAADMLGNTLVTIQTRDAGKQVNRLYVTDGADIAKEYYLSMLVDRASGRIAMVVSTEGGMDIETVAHDTPEKIQSITIDPAEGFQPHHGRAVAFALKLTGDLNKQAIAVAKSLYEAFVATDMEMLEVNPLVETTDGKLLVLDAKVSFDSNSLYRHPDIFALRDETEEDPAEVEASKYDLAYIKLDGDIGCMVNGAGLAMATMDIIKLNGAFPANFLDVGGGATKEKVTAAFKIILSDPAVKGILVNIFGGIMRCDIIADGIIAAAKEVNLSVPLVVRLEGTNVQQGKDLLANSGLPIVAADDLGDAAKKIVAQVKQAA; the protein is encoded by the coding sequence ATGAACATCCACGAATATCAGGCCAAGGAAGTCCTCGCGAAGTTCGGCGCGCCCGTGCCGATCGGCTTCCCGGCATTGACGGTGGAGGAGGCTGTCGAAGCGGCCGGCAAGCTCCCCGGGCCGCTGTTCGTCGTGAAGGCGCAGATCCACGCCGGCGGGCGCGGCAAGGGCAAGTTCAAGGAACTGGCCGCCGACGCCAAGGGCGGCGTGCGCCTGTCCAAGTCGCTCGACGAGGTGAAGGCCAACGCCGCCGACATGCTCGGCAACACGCTCGTCACCATCCAGACGAGGGACGCCGGCAAGCAGGTGAACCGCCTGTACGTCACCGACGGCGCCGACATCGCCAAGGAATATTATCTCTCGATGCTGGTCGATCGCGCCAGCGGCCGCATCGCCATGGTCGTCTCGACCGAGGGCGGCATGGACATCGAGACCGTCGCCCACGACACGCCCGAGAAGATCCAGTCGATCACGATCGATCCGGCCGAGGGTTTCCAGCCGCACCACGGCCGCGCCGTCGCCTTCGCGCTGAAGCTGACCGGCGATCTCAACAAGCAGGCGATCGCCGTCGCCAAGTCGCTGTACGAGGCGTTCGTCGCGACCGACATGGAGATGCTCGAGGTCAACCCGCTGGTCGAGACGACCGACGGCAAGCTGCTGGTGCTGGACGCCAAGGTGTCGTTCGATTCGAACAGCCTGTACCGCCACCCGGACATCTTCGCGCTGCGCGACGAGACCGAGGAGGATCCCGCCGAGGTCGAGGCATCGAAGTATGACCTGGCCTACATCAAGCTGGACGGCGACATCGGCTGCATGGTCAACGGCGCCGGCCTCGCCATGGCGACGATGGACATCATCAAGCTCAACGGCGCCTTCCCGGCCAACTTCCTCGACGTGGGCGGTGGCGCCACCAAGGAGAAGGTGACGGCCGCGTTCAAGATCATCCTGAGCGATCCGGCGGTGAAGGGCATCCTCGTCAACATCTTCGGCGGCATCATGCGCTGCGACATCATCGCCGACGGCATCATCGCCGCCGCCAAGGAAGTGAACCTCTCGGTGCCGCTGGTCGTGCGCCTGGAGGGGACCAACGTGCAGCAGGGCAAGGATCTGCTGGCCAATTCCGGCCTGCCGATCGTCGCCGCCGACGATCTGGGCGATGCCGCCAAGAAGATCGTGGCGCAGGTGAAGCAGGCCGCGTAA
- a CDS encoding sterol desaturase family protein: MSWPFAVLLCLATIAGMEAFAYAAHRWVMHGPGWFLHASHHAPRTGNWELNDLYAVIFAVPSFVLILGGVQLGWWPGCTWIGAGIAAYGAIYFGFHDVIVHRRLAHRYVPRSPYMKRIVQAHRLHHVVETKEGTVSFGFLVAPRPEVLKAELARRRHAGVRAARGR; encoded by the coding sequence ATGTCGTGGCCGTTCGCCGTTCTTTTATGTCTCGCCACCATCGCCGGCATGGAGGCGTTCGCCTATGCCGCGCACCGCTGGGTGATGCACGGGCCGGGCTGGTTCCTCCACGCCAGCCACCATGCCCCGCGCACCGGAAACTGGGAGCTGAACGATCTCTACGCGGTGATCTTCGCGGTGCCGTCGTTCGTGCTGATCCTGGGCGGGGTGCAATTGGGCTGGTGGCCGGGCTGCACCTGGATCGGCGCGGGGATCGCGGCCTATGGCGCGATCTATTTCGGCTTCCACGACGTGATCGTCCACCGGCGTCTCGCCCACCGCTACGTCCCGCGCTCCCCCTATATGAAGCGCATCGTGCAGGCGCACCGGCTGCACCATGTGGTGGAGACCAAGGAGGGCACGGTGAGCTTCGGCTTCCTCGTGGCGCCAAGGCCCGAGGTGCTGAAGGCGGAACTGGCGCGGCGCCGCCACGCCGGGGTGCGGGCGGCGCGGGGGCGGTAG